The following are encoded together in the Lysobacter silvisoli genome:
- the tal gene encoding transaldolase has protein sequence MTSQLEHLRALSAVVADTGDIEAIARFRPQDATTNPSLLLKAAALPAYAPLLDAAVAQAQGVSVQERVTDAGDRLAVAIGGEILKLIPGRVSTEVDARLSFDTEATLAKARRLVQLYADAGIGRERLLIKIASTWEGIRAAEQLEREGIHCNLTLLFSFAQAVACAEAGVYLISPFVGRILDWHLANGMSAPADPQDDPGVQSVQSIWRYYKTCGYRTVVMGASFRNVGQVLALAGCDRLTISPELLGELDARQGEVPRALVDDGLRVEPGPRLSEAEFRWLHNQDAMATDKLADGIRRFAADQHTLEERLRQRLES, from the coding sequence ATGACCAGCCAACTCGAACACCTGCGGGCGCTGTCCGCCGTGGTCGCCGACACCGGCGACATCGAGGCGATCGCGCGCTTCCGCCCGCAGGACGCCACCACCAATCCCTCGCTGCTGCTGAAAGCCGCGGCCCTGCCGGCCTACGCGCCCTTGCTGGACGCGGCCGTGGCCCAGGCCCAGGGCGTGAGCGTCCAGGAGCGCGTGACCGACGCCGGCGACCGCCTGGCCGTGGCCATCGGCGGCGAGATCCTCAAGCTCATCCCCGGCCGCGTCTCCACCGAAGTGGACGCGCGCCTGAGCTTCGACACCGAAGCCACCCTGGCCAAGGCGCGCCGCCTGGTGCAGCTGTACGCCGACGCCGGCATCGGCCGCGAGCGCCTGCTGATCAAGATCGCCTCGACCTGGGAAGGCATCCGCGCGGCCGAGCAACTCGAGCGCGAAGGCATCCACTGCAACCTGACCCTGCTGTTCTCCTTCGCCCAGGCCGTGGCCTGCGCCGAGGCCGGCGTGTACCTGATCTCGCCCTTCGTCGGCCGCATCCTGGACTGGCACCTGGCCAACGGCATGAGCGCGCCTGCCGACCCGCAGGACGACCCCGGCGTGCAGTCGGTGCAGAGCATCTGGCGCTACTACAAGACCTGCGGCTACCGGACCGTGGTCATGGGCGCGAGCTTCCGCAACGTCGGCCAGGTGCTGGCGCTGGCCGGCTGCGACCGCCTGACCATCTCGCCGGAACTGCTGGGCGAGCTGGACGCACGCCAGGGCGAGGTGCCGCGCGCGCTGGTCGACGACGGCCTGCGCGTGGAGCCCGGCCCGCGCCTGAGCGAGGCCGAGTTCCGCTGGCTGCACAACCAGGACGCGATGGCCACCGACAAGCTCGCCGACGGCATCCGCCGTTTCGCCGCCGACCAGCACACGCTGGAAGAACGGCTGCGCCAGCGCCTGGAAAGCTGA
- a CDS encoding NAD(P)/FAD-dependent oxidoreductase: MNHEPPRAGDGSREPNPHIPHIVIVGGGFGGLWATRALASAGVRITLIDRRNHHLFQPLLYQVATAGLSAPDIAAPLRHILRSQRNVEVRLGEVTGLDPAAREVRLGDGERIGYDYLLLASGASHAYFGHDDWADDAPGLKNLDDALHIRRRLLLAFERAEAADDEAERAAWLSFAVVGGGPTGVELAGTLAEIARKTLRREFRRIDPAQAKVRLIEAGPRVLSSFPEELSEKARAQLQKLGVEVVTGTPVSAIDERGYTLGEAFVPARTVVWAAGVAASKLGALLDAPRDRAGRIQVQPDLSVPGHPRIFVAGDLASVQQDGKPVPGVAPAAKQMGAHVARAIRARLAGQSAPAFRYKDYGNLATIGRMAAVVDVHGFKLSGVLAWWFWLAAHVFFLIGFRNRVIVLVNWAWAYWSYQRHARIILGDDESPP, from the coding sequence ATGAATCACGAACCTCCACGAGCGGGCGACGGCAGCCGCGAACCGAACCCGCACATCCCGCACATCGTCATCGTCGGCGGCGGCTTCGGCGGCCTGTGGGCCACGCGCGCGCTGGCCTCGGCCGGCGTGCGCATCACCCTGATCGACCGCCGCAACCACCACCTGTTCCAGCCGCTGCTCTACCAGGTGGCCACCGCCGGCCTGTCGGCGCCGGACATCGCCGCGCCGCTGCGCCACATCCTGCGCAGCCAGCGCAACGTCGAGGTGCGGCTGGGCGAAGTGACCGGCCTGGACCCGGCCGCGCGCGAAGTCCGGCTCGGCGACGGCGAACGCATCGGCTACGACTACCTGCTGCTGGCCAGCGGCGCCAGCCATGCCTACTTCGGCCACGACGACTGGGCCGACGACGCGCCCGGCCTGAAGAACCTGGACGACGCGCTGCACATCCGCCGGCGCCTGCTGCTGGCGTTCGAACGCGCCGAAGCGGCCGACGACGAGGCCGAACGCGCGGCCTGGCTCAGCTTCGCCGTGGTCGGCGGCGGCCCCACCGGCGTCGAACTGGCCGGCACCCTGGCCGAGATCGCGCGCAAGACCCTGCGCCGCGAGTTCCGCCGCATCGACCCGGCACAGGCCAAGGTGCGGCTGATCGAAGCCGGGCCGCGGGTGTTGTCGAGCTTCCCCGAGGAGTTGTCGGAGAAGGCGCGCGCGCAGCTGCAGAAACTGGGCGTGGAAGTGGTCACCGGTACCCCGGTCAGCGCCATCGACGAACGCGGCTACACCTTGGGCGAGGCCTTCGTGCCCGCGCGCACCGTGGTCTGGGCCGCCGGCGTGGCGGCGTCCAAGCTCGGCGCGTTGCTGGACGCCCCGCGCGACCGCGCCGGCCGCATCCAGGTGCAGCCCGACCTCAGCGTGCCGGGCCATCCGCGCATCTTCGTCGCCGGCGACCTGGCCAGCGTGCAGCAGGACGGCAAGCCGGTGCCCGGCGTCGCACCCGCGGCCAAGCAGATGGGCGCGCACGTGGCGCGCGCGATCCGCGCGCGTCTGGCCGGTCAGTCCGCGCCCGCGTTCCGTTACAAGGACTACGGCAACCTGGCCACCATCGGCCGCATGGCCGCGGTGGTGGACGTGCACGGCTTCAAGCTATCGGGCGTGCTGGCCTGGTGGTTCTGGCTGGCCGCGCACGTGTTCTTCCTGATCGGCTTCCGCAACCGGGTGATCGTGCTGGTCAACTGGGCCTGGGCGTACTGGAGCTACCAGCGCCACGCGCGCATCATCCTGGGCGACGACGAATCGCCGCCGTAG
- a CDS encoding metallophosphoesterase, with amino-acid sequence MRRAAKWLTCALLLALATVAGLVVFGGWKLKDGSGNVALGWDADAQRLQWMQRPALDQDGPHVFVDGSGYRVVATRRDGAQWRVHERRLPLQPAPTLTVEVGDPVRTRFEVTLRPTPAAEDGDTPAQPARLLVLSDMEGEFDRYTALLRAQGVVDEKLHWRYGDGHIALVGDFVDRGRDMLPLLWLIYRLDDEARRAGGRVHYVLGNHEQLGLSGRMKYWPRHLVATQAALGEQALFGERSVLGAWLRSKPVIARVGDTLLVHGGISAAFLDRDLDVAAANAVARPHYGTPLDEMPEAAAAVLGRSGVTWYRGMALPDDPKYARDADPSAHLDRALQRYGVRRIAIGHTIVPNVRLQQNGRVLALDLDMHAPDAVAQAALYEDGRWWRVDANGARAPLR; translated from the coding sequence ATGCGGCGAGCGGCGAAATGGCTGACCTGTGCGCTGTTGCTGGCGCTGGCGACGGTGGCCGGGCTGGTGGTGTTCGGCGGCTGGAAGCTCAAGGACGGCAGCGGCAACGTGGCCCTGGGCTGGGATGCGGACGCGCAGCGCCTGCAGTGGATGCAGCGCCCGGCGCTCGATCAGGATGGTCCGCACGTGTTCGTCGACGGCAGCGGTTACCGCGTGGTCGCGACCCGGCGCGACGGCGCGCAATGGCGCGTGCACGAACGCCGGCTGCCGTTGCAGCCCGCGCCCACGCTGACGGTGGAGGTCGGCGATCCGGTGCGTACGCGCTTCGAAGTGACGCTGCGGCCCACGCCGGCGGCCGAGGACGGCGACACTCCCGCGCAGCCGGCCAGGCTGCTGGTGCTGTCGGACATGGAGGGCGAGTTCGACCGCTACACCGCGCTGCTGCGCGCGCAGGGCGTGGTCGACGAAAAGCTGCACTGGCGCTACGGCGACGGCCACATCGCCCTGGTCGGCGACTTCGTCGACCGCGGCCGCGACATGCTGCCGCTGTTGTGGCTGATCTACCGCCTGGACGACGAAGCGCGCCGCGCGGGCGGCCGCGTGCATTACGTGCTGGGCAACCACGAACAGCTCGGCCTGTCCGGGCGCATGAAGTACTGGCCGCGCCACCTGGTGGCCACGCAAGCCGCGCTGGGCGAGCAGGCGCTGTTCGGCGAACGTTCGGTGCTGGGCGCGTGGCTGCGCAGCAAGCCGGTGATCGCGCGCGTCGGCGACACCTTGCTGGTGCACGGCGGGATCAGTGCGGCGTTCCTGGATCGCGACCTGGACGTGGCCGCCGCCAACGCGGTCGCGCGCCCGCACTACGGCACCCCGCTGGACGAGATGCCCGAGGCGGCCGCGGCCGTGCTCGGCCGCAGCGGCGTCACCTGGTACCGCGGCATGGCTTTGCCCGACGATCCCAAATACGCGCGCGACGCCGATCCGTCCGCGCACCTGGACCGCGCGCTGCAGCGCTACGGCGTGCGCCGCATCGCCATCGGCCACACCATCGTGCCCAACGTGCGCCTGCAACAGAACGGGCGCGTGCTGGCCCTGGATCTGGACATGCACGCGCCCGATGCGGTGGCGCAGGCCGCCTTGTACGAAGACGGCCGCTGGTGGCGGGTGGACGCGAACGGCGCGCGCGCGCCGCTGCGTTGA
- the rpoH gene encoding RNA polymerase sigma factor RpoH, with amino-acid sequence MSQISASNALVSNSLPVPSALGSLDAYIGAVHRIPVLTAEDEQALARRYRDGEDLDAARELVHSHLRFVVHVARGYNGYGLQIGDLIQEGNIGLMKAVKRFDPEQGVRLVSFAVHWIRAEMHEFILKNWRIVKVATTKAQRKLFFNLRKSKTRLGWMNAEEVRLVAQDLNVSEREVLEMESRLSGRDIGFDAPADEDDDHAPPSPAAYLRAHDEDPSQSYEREDEEDNQLALLREGMAGLDQRSRDIVKRRWLDADSKVTLQELADEYGVSAERIRQIEANALKKMRALFAA; translated from the coding sequence ATGAGCCAAATCTCCGCTTCCAACGCCCTCGTTTCCAACAGCCTGCCGGTTCCCAGCGCGCTGGGTTCGCTGGACGCCTACATCGGCGCGGTGCACCGCATTCCGGTGCTCACCGCCGAGGACGAACAGGCCCTGGCCCGCCGCTACCGCGATGGCGAGGACCTCGACGCCGCGCGCGAGCTGGTCCATTCCCATCTGCGCTTCGTGGTCCACGTGGCGCGCGGCTACAACGGCTATGGCCTGCAGATCGGCGACCTGATCCAGGAAGGCAATATCGGCCTGATGAAGGCGGTCAAGCGCTTCGACCCGGAACAGGGCGTGCGCCTGGTCTCCTTCGCGGTGCACTGGATCCGCGCCGAGATGCACGAGTTCATCCTCAAGAACTGGCGCATCGTGAAGGTCGCCACGACCAAGGCCCAGCGCAAGCTGTTCTTCAATCTGCGCAAGTCCAAGACCCGCCTGGGCTGGATGAACGCCGAGGAAGTGCGCCTGGTCGCCCAGGACCTCAACGTGTCCGAGCGCGAAGTGCTGGAGATGGAATCGCGCCTGTCCGGCCGCGACATCGGTTTCGATGCGCCGGCCGACGAGGACGACGACCACGCTCCGCCGTCGCCGGCCGCCTACCTGCGCGCGCACGACGAAGACCCCTCGCAGAGCTACGAGCGCGAGGACGAGGAAGACAATCAGCTCGCCCTGCTGCGCGAAGGCATGGCCGGCCTGGACCAGCGTTCGCGCGACATCGTCAAGCGCCGCTGGCTGGACGCCGACAGCAAGGTCACGCTGCAGGAACTGGCCGACGAGTACGGCGTCAGCGCCGAGCGCATCCGCCAGATCGAGGCCAACGCGCTGAAGAAGATGCGCGCGCTGTTCGCGGCCTGA